GCTGAACGGAGTAGAATCAGGTGAGGAGTCTGCTTCTGTGACTGAAGCAAAGCTCAACCAGAAAAGCAAAACAGTTGAAGAAAGATCAGAAGACGAGAAATTCGTCAAAAACGGAACTGTTGGCGGTGCCAAACTAGAAAGACCACTGCCATCTCGAGTATTCATGCAACGGGAGAAAGAAGCAGAGAGGCTAAAGCGAGAGCTAGACACCAAGATGGAGAATCTAAGAAAGATAGAGGAAGAAAGGGAGAGGGAAATAGAAAGAGAGAAAGATCGAATGGCTTTCGATCAGAGAGCCTTGGCTGATGCACGCGAAAGACTGGAGAAAGCATGCGCCGAGGCGAGAGAAAGGTCTTTCCCTTCAACGGAGGCTAGGCTGAGAGCAGAACGTGCAGCAGTTGAGAGAGCAACCGCGGAAGCTCGTGAACGCGCAGCTGAAAAGGCTGCTTTTGAGGCAAGAGATCGGATGGAGAGATCAGTTTCTGATAAGCAGTTAGGTTCTTTTGGTGAGCGAACCGAGACGCAGTTTCAAAACTCAGCCTCTTTTGGTGCTTCAAGATATCAAAACTCTCCTGGTAACACAAACTTGAACTCTCTACTATTGTTCATCTTCAAGCTTTTAACTCTTGGTTCTTTTCTTGTGTATGTTTAAAGGTGCTGATGGTGAATCACCTCAAAGGTATACATCGAGACTAGAAAGGCATCGAAGAACAGCTGATCGTGTAGCTAAAGCTCTAGCAGAGAAGAACATGCGTGATCTCGTGGCTCAGAGAGAACAAGCAGAGAGAGTTGTATGAAACCACCAAAACCAAAACTCTTTTCTTCAATTTATTGCAATTAATCGAATTTTTGTTTCTTTTTATCTTTACAGAGGATTGCTGAAACCTTAGACGCTGAAGTAAAGAGATGGTCAAGTGGGAAAGAAGGAAACATTAGAGCATTACTCTCAACATTACAATACGTAATGTTTCTCCTAATTAAAGAGATCAAAGTTAAAAGTAGAGTTATTATATCTCATAAGTCTAAGTCTTGTTATTGAAACAGATCCTCGGTTCTGAAAGCGGTTGGCAACCGTTACCGTTAACAGAAGTCATAACATCAGCAGCTGTGAAACGAGCTTATAGGAAAGCAACGCTTTGTGTTCATCCAGATAAGTTGCAGCAACGAGGTGCAAATATTCACCAGAAATATATCTGTGAAAAGGTCTTTGATCTTCTTAAGGTAACACAACATATCTTATGTTTTGTTAAACACAATAATCTTGAAATTTAGAATTTTGTTTTTAATAAATTTTCAGGAAGCTTGGAACAGATTCAACTCTGAAGAAAGGTAGAGAGAGTCCTTGGTATATGCTCAGAAGGCTTTGATTTTTTTTTTTATATAAAAATTTGTAAAGTCTTGCTTCTTGACAAAAACAATTATTCATTTTAATCTGACCAAGCTTTGAAGAATGAAAACGTGTTATTATTCGTTTATTTGACTTGATGTTACACAAACCAAGTCTCGTGGAAGTTCCTTAATATTCTTGAAATGTCAAAGAAGCTTTTCGACCAACCCATCTTTATATATATTGATGAAACTCTCTCATTACAACAACAAGAAGCAAACAAACAACAGAATCATCATCTTACACCCCTATTTTACTTTTAAGAAACTATTAAAAGGATGCAAATCCTAAGAAGCTTAAGCACGAGGACAAGAAGCCGTCGTGGAGGCTACGAGCGAGTGAGTGATGATTCAACTTTCAGTTTACTCGGAGCAAAGCTAAGAAGATCGACGAGTGTTCCTTACTACGCTCCATCTATCAAGCTTGGTGCTGGTGGTGTTCCGACCATACTCGAGGAGCTTCCTCGTCAGAAGTCCAAGAAAGTCAAACCAACAAGCAAATTTAGCCACCCTATATTTAGCTTTTTATATGGGAAGAAGAAGAAGTTGCCGACCACCAGGAAGCCTGAGTTTTCTAGGTATCTTGAGTATTTGAAAGAAGGTGGTATGTGGGATGCGAGAACTAATACTCCTGTTATCTATTACAAGTAGAAGTTATGGAAAATAATCAACAAGTTTTGTTTAATTTAAATGAAGTATATTTTCTTATGATTTGTGATGATATTTGTGTATATGTAATCAACGATTCATTAATTTGATTTATACGAATACAAGTGGTGGAAACAAAAAAAAAAATTGTATGTTTTGGAGCAATTTCTATTCGGACATGATCAAAAGTTTCAAAGCAAACATTAGATGAATCAATAAGTCCAAGGTCAGACAATACTGGTCTGACTATATATGCATGTCCGCTTTAAACGGTGCCGAGGAAGTTTGAATAGTGAATCTCTTACTAGTTTTGTGCAATTCCAGTTTATGTATAAAGCTGGTGCTTATAACATCAAAAGCAAGTTCTTAAACTTGGGACTCTAAGTATTCATCAAGCTAAAGAGAGATAGATGCCATATCCTGAGGCTCTAAAGCAGCAGCTGCAGCCTCTTGATGCATGGCCCTTTCAATGTATTCATTGAATACAATAACGCAAAAAAAACTTTGTAGTGCTCTTTTCACAATTAGCAGGAGCACTTTCAAATTGAAGAGGTTAGACAATATAAAATTATATGCATATGTTGTGGATGAGTTTTCAGAAATACACGATATTCACACATCCATATATAAATGTTGTCTCTAAATAATTTTTTATTAGTCACAAATCTAAAATCTCAACAAAAGTTAGGGTCTCTGAAATGGCTAGATGACAAATACTAATTATTTTCTGTTGAATAACACTATTT
This sequence is a window from Brassica oleracea var. oleracea cultivar TO1000 chromosome C1, BOL, whole genome shotgun sequence. Protein-coding genes within it:
- the LOC106305131 gene encoding uncharacterized protein LOC106305131, translated to MQILRSLSTRTRSRRGGYERVSDDSTFSLLGAKLRRSTSVPYYAPSIKLGAGGVPTILEELPRQKSKKVKPTSKFSHPIFSFLYGKKKKLPTTRKPEFSRYLEYLKEGGMWDARTNTPVIYYK